Proteins encoded together in one Vibrio metoecus window:
- a CDS encoding helix-turn-helix domain-containing protein yields MELNQEDRNALYDVWMTKKAKMHMTQMEMTKRLGVSQVEFSDLLRGDAPLSMSFVSRFCQHLHVEPHNVLPTLKRKARAGEKLVHLQNRVTVDGDIKRVYVEGNQVIIEYTHLAK; encoded by the coding sequence ATGGAACTGAACCAAGAAGACCGTAATGCACTGTACGATGTTTGGATGACAAAAAAAGCCAAAATGCATATGACCCAGATGGAAATGACCAAACGTCTTGGTGTGAGTCAGGTTGAGTTTTCAGATCTGCTGAGAGGCGATGCGCCGCTTTCCATGTCTTTTGTGAGCCGTTTTTGCCAGCATTTACATGTTGAACCGCACAACGTGTTGCCGACCTTAAAACGCAAAGCACGGGCTGGTGAAAAATTAGTGCATTTACAAAACCGAGTGACAGTGGATGGGGATATCAAGCGGGTATATGTTGAAGGCAATCAAGTCATTATCGAATATACTCACCTCGCCAAATAG
- a CDS encoding pyridoxal phosphate-dependent decarboxylase family protein, with protein MSHALSDSWLALQANQLHPRFEQHYCAVKAKFFSRDPELWPLYRSLEIQPLLHSRRETPAVNHHLLKLLTTRDEVPRFSRYQGKPFDEVALYAAQHSKNWDDPRSVENVISTPCDPAIHGGLLAMIANPNLVYGEYSGMAAELEKLVVRQIASLVGYSTEQATGIFTQGGTFCNLYGYLLGLRKVIPESISKGIATRTFKMFNSEAGHYSNMTNLALLGVDVQSQVIRVRVTDNNEMDLNDLHRQLSQCFEQQQLVPTIMLTFGTTDTFALDDVKAVYDLRESLCHQYAISRRPHIHVDAAVGWPLLFFASYDVQRNPLAINPATLAAFTEWLPKIRALQWADSFTVDFQKWGYVPYTSSLVMVKNSHDMQSLKSDPSYFSYFESTRQQETHLQATIECSRSAVGVFAAYSALQMMGIEGYQVILAHGLQNASYLRAQLATLPHCKLIAEQNHGPSVAFRLYPPNVKSAREAFALEMDLSQHPDYVEKLVTHTLYHRHHFLERKGKSLNSNWVESLTRTHYDRDGRCLHLPGEKVVLMNPHTTRTHLDAFMNDISRR; from the coding sequence ATGAGTCATGCGTTATCAGATAGCTGGTTGGCTTTGCAAGCCAACCAGCTTCATCCTCGTTTTGAACAGCACTATTGTGCAGTCAAAGCGAAGTTTTTCTCACGTGATCCTGAACTATGGCCGTTATATCGCTCATTAGAGATTCAGCCTCTGCTACATTCACGTCGAGAAACACCAGCGGTTAACCACCACTTATTAAAATTGCTTACCACGCGAGATGAAGTTCCACGTTTTTCACGCTATCAGGGAAAACCGTTTGATGAAGTTGCGTTGTATGCGGCGCAGCATTCGAAGAACTGGGACGATCCAAGATCGGTCGAGAATGTGATTTCAACGCCCTGCGATCCTGCTATTCACGGTGGATTACTGGCAATGATTGCCAACCCCAACTTAGTGTACGGCGAATATTCCGGTATGGCGGCTGAGCTAGAAAAGCTAGTGGTGCGGCAAATTGCCTCGTTGGTGGGGTATTCAACGGAGCAAGCAACGGGCATTTTTACGCAAGGCGGCACTTTCTGTAATTTGTACGGTTATCTTTTGGGGCTGCGTAAAGTAATACCAGAATCGATCTCTAAAGGGATCGCGACACGCACGTTCAAAATGTTTAATTCAGAAGCAGGACATTACTCGAATATGACCAACTTGGCTCTGTTGGGAGTGGATGTTCAATCACAGGTGATCCGAGTTCGTGTGACAGACAATAATGAAATGGATCTGAACGATCTCCATCGACAACTGAGTCAGTGCTTCGAGCAACAACAATTGGTTCCAACGATTATGCTCACATTTGGTACCACAGATACTTTCGCGCTAGATGATGTCAAAGCCGTGTATGATTTGCGTGAATCTCTGTGTCATCAGTATGCCATCTCGCGTCGACCCCATATCCATGTCGATGCGGCAGTCGGGTGGCCCCTGCTTTTTTTCGCTAGTTACGATGTGCAACGCAACCCTTTAGCGATTAATCCCGCAACATTGGCAGCATTCACCGAATGGTTGCCTAAAATTCGCGCGTTACAGTGGGCTGACTCCTTTACTGTCGATTTCCAAAAATGGGGTTATGTCCCTTATACCTCCAGCTTGGTGATGGTGAAAAATAGCCATGACATGCAATCGTTGAAATCGGATCCGAGTTATTTTTCGTATTTTGAAAGCACAAGGCAGCAAGAGACGCATTTGCAGGCAACGATTGAATGCTCGCGTAGTGCGGTGGGGGTTTTTGCCGCGTATTCCGCATTACAAATGATGGGGATTGAAGGCTATCAAGTAATCTTGGCGCACGGTTTACAAAACGCGAGTTATTTACGCGCACAACTGGCAACACTTCCCCACTGTAAACTGATTGCCGAGCAAAACCATGGTCCAAGTGTTGCTTTTCGCCTTTATCCGCCGAATGTTAAATCAGCGCGTGAAGCGTTTGCTTTAGAGATGGATCTCAGCCAGCATCCCGACTATGTTGAAAAATTAGTCACGCACACCTTGTACCACCGGCATCATTTTTTAGAGCGTAAGGGAAAATCACTCAACAGCAACTGGGTAGAGTCATTAACCCGTACGCATTATGATCGTGATGGTCGATGTTTGCATTTACCGGGTGAAAAAGTGGTGCTGATGAATCCGCATACCACGCGCACTCACCTCGATGCCTTTATGAACGACATCAGCCGCCGATGA
- the gcvP gene encoding aminomethyl-transferring glycine dehydrogenase — protein sequence MTELLHSLSTQNEFVARHNGPDKQEQATMLKTVNAESLDALIAQTVPTQIRLEAPMQLAPAQSEADMLATIQSFAKLNQLKRTFIGQGYYNTFTPNVILRNVMENPGWYTAYTPYQPEISQGRLESLLNYQQMVMDLTAMEIANASLLDEATAAAEAMALCQRAGKSKSNLFFVADDVHPQTIEVVKTRAAFLGFEVKVDSIDNITQQEAFGALLQYPGTTGEVRDLTDIIAKAQANKTLVTVATDLLASVLLKPAGEMGADVVIGSAQRFGVPMGYGGPHAAFMATRDAHKRTMPGRVIGVSIDAKGNQALRMAMQTREQHIRREKATSNICTAQALLANMAAFYAVYHGPQGLRTIARRTHHLTAILAAGLTKAGYELAHQHFFDTLAINAGAKTDALYQAAQQADINLRKLPNQLGVSFDETTTVADVEALFAIFGIKEDVHALSNSIAANELAAIPESCRRQSAFLTHPVFNTHHSETQMLRYMKHLENKDFSLTHGMIPLGSCTMKLNATAEMIPVTWPEFGALHPFVPKAQAAGYAALAEDLKQKLCEITGYDAFSLQPNSGASGEYAGLVAIQRYHQSRGEGHRNVCLIPSSAHGTNPATAAMVSMKVVVVKCDENGNIDMVDLADKIEKHQDNLSSIMITYPSTHGVYEQQVREVCEMVHAAGGQVYLDGANMNAQVGLTSPGFIGSDVSHLNLHKTFCIPHGGGGPGMGPIGVKSHLAPFLPGHIEGGVEGSDFAVSAADLGSASILPISWAYIAMMGAEGLAEATKLAILNANYVMERLRPHYPILYRGANGRVAHECIIDIRPLKEETGISEEDIAKRLMDYGFHAPTMSFPVAGTLMVEPTESEDLAELDRFCDALIAIRGEIDKVKNGEWPLASNPLVHAPHTQADLREENWDRPYSREIACFPSAHTKASKYWPTVNRVDNVYGDRNLVCSCPSIDSYQD from the coding sequence ATGACAGAATTACTTCACAGCCTAAGCACACAAAATGAGTTCGTTGCACGCCACAACGGGCCAGATAAACAAGAACAAGCCACCATGCTTAAAACGGTGAATGCGGAAAGTTTGGATGCGCTGATCGCCCAAACCGTACCTACACAAATCCGTTTAGAAGCGCCAATGCAGCTCGCACCAGCTCAAAGCGAAGCTGACATGCTGGCGACCATCCAATCGTTCGCTAAGCTTAACCAGCTTAAACGTACTTTCATCGGTCAGGGTTACTACAACACCTTCACGCCCAACGTCATTTTACGTAACGTGATGGAGAACCCGGGCTGGTACACCGCTTACACCCCTTATCAGCCAGAAATCTCGCAAGGCCGTCTTGAATCTCTGCTCAACTATCAGCAGATGGTGATGGATTTAACCGCGATGGAAATTGCTAACGCGTCACTACTGGATGAAGCGACAGCGGCGGCCGAAGCGATGGCACTGTGTCAACGCGCAGGCAAGAGCAAAAGCAACCTGTTCTTTGTGGCCGATGACGTGCATCCACAAACCATTGAAGTGGTGAAAACTCGCGCAGCATTCCTTGGCTTTGAGGTAAAAGTCGATTCGATTGACAACATCACTCAACAAGAAGCTTTTGGCGCACTGCTGCAATACCCGGGTACAACCGGTGAAGTGCGCGATCTGACTGACATCATCGCCAAAGCACAAGCCAACAAAACCTTAGTCACCGTGGCGACCGATTTACTTGCCAGCGTGCTGCTCAAACCTGCCGGTGAAATGGGCGCTGATGTGGTGATTGGTTCAGCACAGCGCTTTGGTGTGCCTATGGGTTACGGCGGTCCACACGCGGCTTTCATGGCAACACGTGATGCGCACAAACGCACGATGCCGGGACGTGTGATCGGCGTTTCGATTGATGCGAAAGGCAATCAAGCATTGCGTATGGCAATGCAAACCCGTGAGCAGCACATTCGCCGCGAAAAAGCGACCTCAAACATCTGTACCGCGCAAGCGCTGTTGGCCAACATGGCCGCGTTTTATGCGGTGTACCATGGCCCACAAGGTCTACGTACCATTGCGCGACGCACTCACCACCTCACAGCGATTCTTGCTGCTGGCTTAACTAAAGCGGGTTACGAACTGGCGCATCAGCATTTCTTTGATACGCTGGCGATCAATGCGGGCGCAAAAACCGATGCTCTGTACCAAGCTGCGCAACAAGCAGACATCAACTTGCGTAAGCTACCTAATCAGCTTGGCGTGAGCTTTGATGAAACCACGACAGTGGCAGACGTTGAAGCACTATTTGCCATCTTTGGCATTAAAGAAGATGTTCATGCGCTTTCAAACAGCATTGCTGCCAATGAACTCGCAGCGATTCCAGAAAGTTGCCGTCGCCAAAGCGCGTTTTTGACTCACCCTGTGTTTAACACACACCACAGTGAGACTCAGATGCTTCGTTATATGAAGCATCTGGAAAACAAAGATTTCTCTCTGACTCACGGCATGATCCCACTGGGCAGTTGTACTATGAAGCTCAACGCCACTGCGGAGATGATCCCTGTCACTTGGCCTGAATTTGGCGCACTGCATCCGTTTGTACCAAAAGCACAAGCTGCGGGTTATGCGGCGTTGGCTGAAGACCTGAAGCAAAAACTGTGTGAAATCACGGGGTATGATGCTTTCTCACTGCAACCCAACTCTGGAGCTTCCGGTGAATATGCAGGTTTAGTGGCGATTCAGCGTTATCACCAAAGCCGCGGCGAAGGCCACCGCAATGTTTGCCTCATCCCAAGCTCAGCACACGGCACAAACCCAGCCACAGCGGCAATGGTGTCGATGAAAGTCGTGGTGGTGAAATGCGATGAAAACGGCAACATTGATATGGTTGACCTTGCAGACAAGATTGAAAAGCACCAAGACAATCTTTCCAGCATCATGATCACCTACCCTTCAACGCATGGTGTGTATGAACAACAAGTGCGTGAAGTGTGTGAAATGGTGCATGCAGCAGGTGGTCAAGTTTACCTTGATGGCGCAAACATGAACGCGCAAGTGGGCTTGACCTCGCCGGGCTTTATCGGCTCAGACGTATCACACCTGAACTTGCACAAAACCTTCTGTATTCCACACGGCGGCGGCGGCCCAGGCATGGGACCTATCGGTGTGAAATCGCACCTAGCGCCTTTCCTACCAGGACACATTGAAGGTGGCGTAGAAGGCTCTGATTTCGCGGTTTCCGCAGCCGATCTTGGCAGCGCGTCCATTCTGCCGATCTCTTGGGCCTACATTGCGATGATGGGTGCAGAAGGTCTGGCTGAAGCCACCAAGCTCGCGATTTTGAATGCCAACTATGTGATGGAGCGTCTGCGTCCGCACTACCCGATCCTTTACCGTGGTGCGAATGGTCGAGTTGCGCACGAGTGCATCATCGATATCCGTCCTCTGAAAGAAGAAACCGGAATTAGCGAAGAAGATATTGCGAAGCGCTTGATGGACTATGGCTTCCATGCGCCAACTATGTCATTCCCTGTCGCAGGCACCTTAATGGTTGAGCCAACGGAATCGGAAGATTTGGCGGAGCTGGATCGCTTCTGTGATGCATTGATTGCGATTCGTGGCGAAATCGACAAAGTGAAAAATGGCGAATGGCCGCTTGCAAGCAACCCTCTAGTGCATGCTCCACATACCCAAGCCGATCTGCGCGAAGAGAATTGGGATCGTCCATACTCACGTGAAATCGCCTGCTTCCCATCGGCACACACCAAAGCCAGCAAATACTGGCCAACGGTGAACCGTGTCGATAACGTGTACGGCGACCGTAATCTCGTCTGTTCATGCCCAAGCATTGACAGTTATCAAGACTAA
- a CDS encoding methyl-accepting chemotaxis protein: MTLGFKARIYTSVVILVTISLVILGTINMLSLKREMIDSLTTETQNKLNYHVSELEFWVKSRYEAVSRGAKLFNPQLSDADNLNQVRLLAEAAQITNVIVAYEDGRSYMSLDKEGGITSDRFKFTERDWYQQAKSRRSSFLTEIYQDQVTGKKVISAVTPIVNQGRFVGALLGDIQLDDIITQVSNMRFAGGAATLTDKNAVFFASDDPTDIGRTPSQVSPSFREMEEGFHRQESGHLSFPYLGIEFDGYYKRVNLTDDMYWTLMVFVDKGTALADVNVAVTNAVTTGIVLIAISVGAIILIINQIYKPLLRLKAAVLDLAQGSGDLTRRLEVNGNDDLAQISAGFNRFSSNLQDMMLQISDATQVISSSIEQLSHTAKENEQMLITHSSETDQVVTAITQMSESARTVAESVTQSNQITDAASKEAQQSLVIVNNAVSTVTSLVNDVEKMSESITSMNRDANKISEVLSVIGAISEQTNLLALNAAIEAARAGEQGRGFAVVADEVRALAARTQNSTTEISDMLTKLLEGTDSVVVAMDRTKQQCQTTADKTSEVSGSLNMMSSSVSDIDDLSTQIAAATEEQSTVAAELSRNMLSIREIVESLVVSGRQTVGATESLSQSNHDLEQLVSKFKLR, from the coding sequence ATGACTCTAGGATTCAAAGCAAGAATTTATACCAGCGTGGTTATTCTAGTGACCATATCGCTGGTTATTCTAGGTACTATCAATATGTTATCTCTTAAGCGAGAGATGATTGATTCATTAACCACCGAAACACAAAACAAGCTCAACTATCATGTTTCTGAACTCGAATTTTGGGTAAAAAGTCGCTACGAAGCGGTATCTCGTGGTGCGAAACTGTTTAATCCGCAGCTTTCCGATGCAGATAACCTCAACCAAGTCCGTTTATTAGCTGAAGCAGCCCAAATCACCAATGTGATTGTGGCCTATGAAGATGGCCGTTCTTACATGTCGTTGGATAAAGAAGGGGGCATAACCAGCGATCGATTTAAATTTACTGAACGAGATTGGTATCAGCAGGCGAAAAGTCGTCGTAGCTCCTTTTTAACGGAAATTTACCAAGATCAGGTGACGGGTAAGAAAGTCATCAGTGCTGTCACTCCTATTGTGAATCAAGGCCGATTTGTTGGGGCTTTGCTGGGTGATATCCAACTGGATGATATCATCACCCAAGTGAGTAACATGCGCTTTGCTGGTGGTGCCGCGACGCTGACTGACAAAAATGCAGTGTTTTTTGCCAGTGACGATCCAACGGATATTGGCCGTACGCCTTCCCAAGTTAGCCCCTCATTCCGTGAAATGGAAGAAGGGTTCCATCGTCAAGAAAGTGGTCATCTCTCCTTTCCTTATTTGGGGATTGAGTTTGATGGTTATTACAAACGTGTAAACCTGACCGATGACATGTATTGGACCTTGATGGTGTTTGTCGATAAAGGTACGGCGCTAGCGGATGTGAACGTTGCGGTGACAAATGCTGTGACCACAGGGATTGTTTTGATTGCGATCAGTGTTGGGGCGATCATTCTCATCATCAATCAAATCTACAAACCTTTACTGCGTTTAAAAGCAGCGGTGCTGGATTTAGCACAGGGTAGTGGTGATCTCACCCGTCGGCTTGAGGTGAATGGGAATGATGACTTGGCGCAGATCAGTGCGGGCTTCAACCGATTTTCATCTAACCTACAAGACATGATGTTGCAAATATCCGATGCCACACAAGTGATTTCAAGCAGCATCGAGCAGCTAAGCCATACCGCGAAAGAGAATGAGCAGATGTTGATTACTCACTCTTCGGAAACGGACCAAGTCGTCACTGCCATTACACAGATGAGTGAAAGTGCGCGTACTGTGGCAGAAAGTGTTACCCAGTCGAATCAAATTACGGATGCGGCGAGTAAAGAAGCACAACAATCACTGGTGATTGTAAATAACGCGGTTTCAACCGTGACTTCTTTGGTCAATGATGTGGAAAAAATGTCGGAAAGCATCACGAGCATGAACCGTGATGCGAACAAAATCAGTGAAGTGCTGAGTGTGATTGGCGCGATTTCTGAACAAACCAATCTACTGGCCCTAAATGCGGCGATTGAGGCGGCGCGAGCCGGGGAGCAAGGTCGCGGGTTTGCGGTGGTTGCGGATGAGGTTCGCGCATTAGCAGCGAGAACACAAAATAGTACTACGGAAATTTCCGATATGCTGACCAAGCTACTAGAAGGCACCGACAGCGTTGTAGTGGCAATGGATCGAACAAAACAACAATGCCAAACCACGGCGGATAAAACCTCCGAAGTGTCCGGTAGTTTGAACATGATGAGTTCGTCAGTCAGTGATATTGACGATCTGAGTACGCAAATTGCTGCTGCAACCGAGGAGCAAAGTACGGTGGCGGCTGAACTAAGCCGTAACATGCTGTCGATTCGGGAGATTGTTGAGTCTTTGGTGGTCAGTGGACGCCAAACGGTGGGGGCGACCGAATCGCTTTCTCAATCTAACCATGACCTAGAGCAACTGGTAAGCAAGTTCAAACTGCGTTAA
- a CDS encoding carbonic anhydrase yields the protein MKKTAWVLAMAASMSFGVQASEWGYEGEHAPEHWGKVAPLCAEGKNQSPIDVAQSVEADLQPFTLNYQGQVVGLLNNGHTLQAIVSGNNPLQIDGKTFQLKQFHFHTPSENLLKGKQFPLEAHFVHADEQGNLAVVAVMYQVGSENPLLKALTADMPTKGNTAQLTQGLPLADWIPESKHYYRFNGSLTTPPCSEGVRWIVLKEPAHLSNQQEQQLSAVMGHNNRPVQPHNARLVLQAD from the coding sequence ATGAAAAAGACAGCGTGGGTATTAGCGATGGCGGCCAGTATGAGCTTCGGTGTACAGGCTTCCGAATGGGGGTATGAAGGAGAGCACGCTCCGGAGCATTGGGGCAAAGTAGCCCCGCTTTGTGCAGAGGGTAAAAATCAAAGCCCGATTGATGTCGCGCAAAGCGTTGAAGCGGATCTACAGCCTTTCACGCTCAATTATCAAGGGCAAGTGGTTGGGCTGCTCAATAACGGGCACACTTTACAAGCGATAGTTAGTGGTAATAACCCACTGCAGATTGATGGCAAAACGTTTCAGCTTAAGCAGTTTCACTTTCATACCCCTTCTGAAAATTTGCTAAAAGGAAAACAATTCCCACTGGAAGCGCATTTTGTTCATGCCGATGAGCAAGGCAATCTGGCGGTTGTTGCGGTGATGTACCAAGTGGGTTCGGAGAATCCGCTGCTTAAGGCTCTCACGGCGGATATGCCGACCAAAGGGAATACGGCTCAACTCACGCAAGGGCTCCCTTTGGCTGATTGGATCCCGGAATCGAAGCACTACTATCGTTTCAATGGCTCATTGACTACGCCGCCTTGCAGTGAAGGTGTACGTTGGATTGTGTTAAAAGAGCCAGCACATTTGTCGAATCAACAAGAGCAGCAGCTTAGTGCCGTGATGGGACATAATAATCGACCCGTACAACCGCATAATGCTCGTCTTGTCTTGCAAGCCGATTAA
- the gcvH gene encoding glycine cleavage system protein GcvH has product MDKTLKFTESHEWVRDNGDGTVTIGISEHAQEMLGDVVFVELPEIDAEIDAGDSFSLVESVKAASDIYAPVTGVVIEVNEELQNSPELINEEPYDGGWIVKVKMSDPDELKDLKDAEEYLASIEED; this is encoded by the coding sequence ATGGACAAGACACTGAAGTTCACAGAAAGCCATGAATGGGTTCGCGACAACGGTGACGGTACAGTAACCATCGGCATCTCTGAGCACGCCCAAGAAATGCTCGGTGACGTAGTGTTTGTAGAGTTACCTGAAATCGATGCCGAAATTGATGCGGGTGACAGCTTTTCACTGGTTGAATCGGTGAAAGCCGCTTCTGACATCTACGCCCCTGTGACTGGCGTGGTGATTGAAGTCAACGAAGAGCTACAAAACAGCCCAGAGCTGATTAATGAAGAGCCTTACGATGGCGGTTGGATCGTCAAAGTGAAAATGTCAGATCCAGATGAGTTGAAAGATCTGAAAGACGCTGAAGAGTATCTTGCTTCAATCGAAGAAGACTAA
- a CDS encoding D-alanyl-D-alanine carboxypeptidase family protein, whose product MACMAFVPTLGFSALTVIPEPPQLAANGYVLIDFHTGKILVEHNAHQKLNPASLTKLMTSYVAGQEMKRGNIHADDQVRISNNAWAKKFPDSSKMFIEVGTYVNLMDLYRGLIVQSGNDASVAIAEHVAGSEGAFVSLMNSWALQLGMNNSSFANPHGLDNPNLYSTPYDIALLGQAIIRDLPEIYTLYSEPSFTYNGITQYNRNGLLRDGSMNVDGMKTGYTSGAGYSLASSATNGEMRLISVVMGAKSVKIREAESKQLLSYGFRFFETVSPHQKDSVVQSQRIWYGDKNEVALGSKETVYLTLPRNDVKKLNAVIELDKTLEAPINKGDLVGSIIYYIDDEKVGEAQLVAQESVEQGGFFKRLSDWFKLLFAGWF is encoded by the coding sequence ATGGCTTGCATGGCGTTTGTGCCAACGTTAGGTTTTTCTGCCCTGACAGTGATTCCTGAGCCACCACAGTTGGCTGCAAATGGATATGTTTTAATCGATTTTCATACTGGGAAAATTCTGGTCGAACACAATGCTCATCAAAAACTCAATCCTGCCAGCCTAACCAAATTAATGACTTCGTATGTCGCTGGACAAGAGATGAAGCGTGGCAATATTCACGCGGATGACCAAGTGCGGATCAGCAACAATGCCTGGGCAAAAAAATTCCCAGACTCATCAAAGATGTTCATTGAAGTAGGTACTTACGTCAACTTGATGGATCTTTACCGTGGATTAATCGTGCAGTCGGGTAATGATGCTAGTGTCGCGATTGCTGAGCATGTCGCAGGCTCCGAAGGGGCGTTTGTGAGTTTAATGAACTCATGGGCGCTGCAACTGGGGATGAACAATAGCTCGTTTGCGAATCCACATGGGCTAGATAACCCGAATTTGTATAGCACACCCTATGATATAGCTCTGCTCGGACAAGCGATTATTCGTGATTTACCGGAAATCTATACCCTCTATAGTGAACCGTCATTCACTTATAACGGTATTACGCAATATAACCGTAACGGTCTACTGCGTGATGGCAGCATGAATGTGGATGGGATGAAAACGGGTTATACCAGTGGTGCGGGTTACAGTTTGGCCAGTTCAGCAACCAACGGGGAAATGCGCTTAATTTCCGTCGTTATGGGGGCTAAAAGCGTTAAAATTCGTGAGGCAGAAAGCAAGCAGTTACTCAGTTATGGTTTTCGATTCTTTGAGACAGTGAGCCCTCATCAAAAGGATAGCGTGGTTCAAAGTCAGCGGATTTGGTACGGAGACAAAAATGAAGTGGCGTTAGGCAGCAAAGAAACGGTGTACCTGACTCTGCCTCGAAATGATGTCAAAAAACTCAATGCGGTGATTGAGCTAGACAAAACGTTAGAAGCTCCGATTAACAAAGGCGATCTGGTTGGATCCATTATCTACTACATTGATGATGAGAAAGTTGGGGAGGCTCAGTTGGTGGCGCAAGAATCTGTTGAGCAAGGTGGTTTCTTTAAGCGTTTATCTGACTGGTTCAAGTTGCTTTTTGCAGGTTGGTTTTAG